A part of Aegilops tauschii subsp. strangulata cultivar AL8/78 chromosome 2, Aet v6.0, whole genome shotgun sequence genomic DNA contains:
- the LOC120973567 gene encoding secreted RxLR effector protein 161-like — protein MEAPTTAHLAAVKHLLRYIAGTRKYGCRYVKRGDGKLIGYSDSDLAGDVDDHKSTSGNLFFLGGAPITWQSQKQKIVALSSCEAEYVAATTAACQAIWLSRLMRDLLKEEAGATTIFIDNKSAIQLCKNPVCHDRSKHIDVRFHFIRKCVEEGKIRVKHIATGDQLADIFTKSLGRTRFQQLRARIGMVEV, from the coding sequence ATGGAGGCGCCGACCACGGCGCACCTCGCCGCCGTCAAACACCTGCTGCGCTACATTGCAGGCACGCGCAAGTATGGCTGCAGGTATGTCAAGAGAGGCGATGGCAAGCTCATTGGGTACAGTGACTCGGACTTGGCCGGCGACGTCGACGACCACAAGAGCACATCGGGCAACCTCTTCTTCCTGGGAGGGGCACCGATCACCTGGCAATCACAAAAACAGAAGATCGTCGCCTTGTCTTCGTGTGAGGCGGAGTATGTGGCAGCAACAACGGCGGCGTGTCAGGCGATCTGGTTGAGCAGGCTCATGAGGGACTTGCTGAAAGAGGAGGCCGGCGCCACCACTATCTTCATCGACAACAAGTCCGCAATCCAGTTGTGCAAGAACCCGGTGTGCCATGATCGCAGCAAGCACATCGACGTCCGATTCCATTTCATCCGCAAGTGTGTGGAAGAAGGCAAGATCAGGGTGAAGCACATCGCCACGGGTGATCAACTCGCAGATATTTTCACAAAGTCACTAGGGCGCACGCGGTTTCAGCAGCTTCGTGCACGCATTGGTATGGTCGAGGTTTAG
- the LOC109736873 gene encoding uncharacterized protein: protein MAAKVLQLHSSDGKVLVAPAWDYRPAAAQARPLEMRVPSRALERVLQYWTKHSLAKATGESRESLARWDADFQRRLEEDGLAKEAAAAAQELRRYGVDHGGRPHRHAPTAASDVAAPAKAARANPARVWCVNHGERSHAPGMPGSFVASDIASATRPGPATTLPAAAGADPVDVRCAIRAHGREMAEDEESACHHRKRPASKAPICLPATAAAPVKKVSRQVASKACSFVGSTPLPATAAAPSVQPKPQISMRELIENARLTMARLDKARSASEEEASRRRDIERSRAEARRKVEQMADTVQFNDPWIHYSDVTKSPEELLQARQQAWRYQAHLLEMARRRDFAQAMQIHG, encoded by the coding sequence ATGGCTGCGAAGGTGCTCCAGCTCCATAGCTCCGACGGCAAGGTGCTCGTCGCTCCGGCGTGGGACTATCGCCCGGCCGCCGCCCAAGCCCGCCCGCTGGAGATGCGGGTGCCCTCGCGCGCCCTCGAGAGGGTGCTCCAGTACTGGACCAAGCACAGCCTTGCCAAGGCCACCGGTGAGTCCCGGGAGTCCCTCGCCCGCTGGGACGCCGACTTCCAGCGCCGTCTTGAGGAAGACGGCctcgccaaggaggccgccgcagccgcccAAGAACTCCGCCGCTACGGCGTCGACCATGGAGGGCGTCCCCATCGCCACGCCCCCACGGCCGCATCTGATGTCGCTGCTCCTGCCAAGGCGGCCCGTGCTAACCCCGCCCGTGTCTGGTGTGTCAACCACGGAGAACGCAGCCATGCGCCGGGGATGCCCGGCTCCTTCGTTGCCTCTGATATTGCCTCCGCCACGCGCCCTGGGCCTGCCACCACCTTGCCGGCTGCTGCTGGTGCTGATCCCGTGGATGTCCGGTGCGCGATCCGTGCCCATGGACGCGAGATGGCTGAAGACGAGGAGTCCGCTTGCCACCACCGCAAGCGCCCGGCTTCCAAGGCTCCAATCTGCCTGCCCGCCACTGCTGCTGCGCCTGTGAAGAAGGTCTCTCGTCAGGTCGCTTCCAAGGCTTGCTCTTTCGTCGGCTCTACACCACTGCCTGCCACTGCTGCTGCGCCCAGTGTGCAACCGAAGCCGCAGATCAGCATGCGCGAACTGATCGAGAACGCTCGCCTCACCATGGCTCGCCTCGACAAGGCTCGCTCTGCCTCCGAAGAAGAGGCCAGCCGTCGGCGCGACATCGAGCGCAGCCGAGCGGAGGCCCGACGAAAGGTGGAGCAGATGGCGGACACCGTGCAGTTCAATGACCCCTGGATCCATTACTCCGACGTGACCAAGTCCCCTGAGGAGCTGCTCCAAGCACGACAGCAAGCATGGCGTTATCAAGCTCACCTCCTCGAGATGGCTCGTCGACGGGACTTTGCTCAAGCGATGCAAATCCACGGGTGA